One window from the genome of Saccharicrinis carchari encodes:
- a CDS encoding heavy-metal-associated domain-containing protein, which yields MKTKMLSLASMFLLGTMTVFGQAKTEKIEVKGNCSMCERRIEKAANTVEGVTDAQWNKKTKVLAFTFNSNKGKVDQVHKAVAKAGHDTDKVKASKETYDKLPNCCQYDRTEAKKGSETKGHKEHKGHEGHQM from the coding sequence ATGAAGACAAAAATGTTAAGCTTAGCAAGCATGTTCCTATTGGGAACAATGACTGTTTTTGGACAAGCCAAAACAGAAAAAATCGAAGTAAAAGGCAATTGCAGCATGTGCGAAAGGCGCATCGAAAAAGCAGCTAACACTGTTGAAGGCGTAACGGATGCCCAATGGAACAAGAAAACGAAGGTACTGGCTTTTACCTTTAACAGCAACAAAGGCAAGGTAGATCAAGTACATAAAGCCGTAGCTAAAGCTGGACACGACACCGATAAAGTGAAAGCTAGTAAGGAAACCTACGACAAGCTACCCAATTGCTGTCAGTATGATCGCACTGAAGCTAAAAAAGGAAGTGAAACAAAAGGCCATAAAGAACATAAAGGCCACGAAGGCCATCAGATGTAG
- a CDS encoding SHOCT domain-containing protein codes for MSNMTLSWIFGTLVLTGIIWVLIKTLYRRNRRELMHKKKIEIDVLTERYDRGDITKAEYDAGVEEINNRQKTVTINISEKKNINK; via the coding sequence ATGAGCAACATGACATTGAGTTGGATATTCGGCACGTTAGTGCTGACCGGCATTATTTGGGTGTTGATAAAAACTTTGTACCGACGAAACCGGCGAGAACTGATGCACAAAAAAAAGATAGAAATCGATGTGCTGACCGAACGATACGATCGTGGCGATATTACAAAAGCGGAATACGATGCAGGAGTAGAAGAGATAAACAACCGACAAAAAACAGTAACAATAAATATTTCAGAAAAAAAGAACATAAACAAATAA
- a CDS encoding DUF302 domain-containing protein, whose translation MNYYISTKLNTSFNEAIALATEQLKKEGFGVLTEIDVHDTLKKKLDVDFRKYKILGACNPGFAHKALQHEDKIGLMLPCNVIVQELDNGQIEVAAVDPAASMMAVENQQLTKVATEVKEMLKRVIHSLQ comes from the coding sequence ATGAATTACTACATCAGCACAAAATTAAACACCAGCTTTAACGAAGCCATTGCACTCGCAACAGAACAACTGAAAAAAGAAGGCTTTGGTGTCTTAACAGAGATTGACGTACACGATACCCTGAAAAAGAAGCTGGATGTTGATTTCCGGAAGTACAAAATTTTGGGTGCCTGCAACCCCGGCTTTGCCCACAAAGCATTGCAGCACGAAGATAAGATTGGTTTAATGTTGCCCTGCAACGTAATAGTGCAGGAGCTGGACAACGGCCAAATTGAAGTGGCGGCAGTGGATCCTGCAGCTTCGATGATGGCAGTCGAAAACCAACAATTAACCAAGGTTGCTACCGAAGTAAAAGAAATGCTTAAACGTGTGATTCATTCGCTACAATAA
- a CDS encoding APC family permease, translating to MGQYKKNSLSLTGAVSMGTGVMIGAGIFALLGQVAELSGEWFPLAFVLGAIISAFSAYSYIRLSNAYPSAGGIGMYLKKEYGKSIFTAFAALLMAFSMVINESLVARTFGTYVLQLFDVGENTYWVPVLGVALIVVAFIVNISGNELIEKSSFTMAVLKIAGLGLLALGGLWAADFSLGENIPKALPDKSLTSFIAALALTILAYKGFTTITNSGDEIEKPHKNVGRAIIISIAICVVLYFLMAISVASSLSIDEIISAKDYSLAEAARPAFGKYGVWVTVFVAIIATISGIIASIFAVSRMTAMITEMKLIPHSHLGMPGSIQKHMLVYIAGLAILLTLLFDLSRIASLGAIFYLVMDIGIHYGLLKNLHKEVDFKPAVVITAIVLDVVVLVGFVITKAKSDLPVVIISLVAMLLIYIGEKWFLKQNREAVNE from the coding sequence ATGGGGCAATATAAAAAAAACAGCCTTTCATTAACAGGAGCCGTTTCTATGGGAACGGGAGTGATGATAGGAGCCGGTATTTTTGCATTGCTTGGCCAGGTAGCCGAACTATCGGGCGAGTGGTTTCCCCTTGCCTTTGTTTTGGGTGCGATCATTTCTGCGTTCAGCGCTTATTCGTACATCAGACTCTCCAACGCTTATCCCTCGGCTGGTGGCATTGGGATGTATTTGAAAAAGGAATACGGTAAATCCATTTTTACGGCGTTTGCCGCACTGTTGATGGCTTTTTCGATGGTTATCAACGAAAGTTTAGTAGCCCGTACTTTTGGCACCTATGTGTTGCAACTGTTCGATGTGGGCGAAAACACCTACTGGGTGCCAGTGCTGGGCGTAGCTTTAATTGTTGTGGCCTTTATCGTAAATATTTCAGGGAACGAACTTATCGAAAAATCGTCGTTTACCATGGCGGTATTAAAAATTGCCGGTTTGGGGTTATTGGCCTTGGGAGGATTGTGGGCTGCCGATTTTAGTCTCGGTGAAAATATTCCCAAAGCACTGCCCGATAAATCGTTAACAAGTTTCATAGCCGCATTGGCACTTACCATTTTGGCATACAAAGGGTTCACCACAATTACCAACAGTGGCGACGAGATTGAGAAACCACATAAAAACGTGGGGCGGGCCATTATTATTTCTATAGCGATATGTGTGGTGCTGTATTTTTTGATGGCCATTTCGGTTGCCTCGTCACTGTCCATCGATGAAATTATTTCGGCCAAAGACTATTCGCTTGCCGAAGCGGCCCGTCCGGCTTTCGGGAAATATGGCGTTTGGGTAACTGTTTTTGTGGCTATCATTGCCACCATTTCAGGTATTATAGCGAGTATCTTTGCCGTATCGCGAATGACCGCCATGATTACCGAAATGAAGCTTATCCCGCACAGCCATCTCGGTATGCCCGGCAGCATCCAAAAACATATGTTGGTGTATATTGCCGGATTGGCCATTCTACTTACCCTTTTGTTCGACCTCTCCCGGATTGCCTCCCTCGGTGCTATTTTTTATCTGGTGATGGACATTGGCATCCATTACGGATTGTTGAAAAATTTGCACAAAGAAGTTGACTTTAAGCCGGCCGTTGTAATTACGGCTATTGTACTTGACGTAGTTGTACTTGTAGGATTTGTTATTACGAAGGCTAAAAGCGATTTACCTGTGGTGATTATTTCGCTGGTGGCCATGTTATTAATTTACATCGGCGAAAAGTGGTTCCTGAAACAGAACCGTGAAGCAGTAAATGAATAA
- a CDS encoding copper-transporting P-type ATPase, with protein sequence MENNNKHSPHKSPNSKKSDQKAYYCPMYCEGDKTYPNEGRCPVCNMYLVSGENTKKVCCDTHESDTKHSAHQHPKQGGKSTNPILKGNYYCPMFCEGDKTYEKHGDCPVCGMDLVKNQASQKTPLTYTCPMHPEVKRDKPGDCPKCGMALVPEKGQDESDEMKAYKKTKKKFWIAVVLSIPVFIIAMSDMISFLNLENVAPKKIWGWIEFALATPVVFYCSWSFFKRGWNSVRRWSPNMWTLISIGVGAAYVFSVFALLIPSSFPDQFKDGAGNVHLYFEAAAMILTLVLLGQVMELRAHGKTSSAIKELLDLTPPTAHVIKDGQEKEIPLEEVMEGDILRVKPGENIPVDGSIHSGNAVIDESMISGESIPVDKAENDKVTGGTVNGNTSFEMKAEKVGSDTLLSQIVALVNKASRSRAPIQKLADTVAKYFVQTVIAIAFVTFVIWATWGPEPAYVYAFVNAVAVLIIACPCALGLATPISIMVGTGKAAQLGVLVKDARAIEEMNKVTTLIIDKTGTLTQGKPSLNGYKSMGERSDEEVLLLAASVDLNSEHPIAEAIVQGAKEKNIEPMQLDKFESITGKGVQALYKGQVIALGNHRLMEGLGASPDESKQKLVKEWQLKGQTVMYLIIDKKVEGIVSVADKIKDTSAAAVASLQKMGIKVHMLTGDNQYTAKTVADELGLDGYEADCLPEDKYNQVKTLQGKGQIVAMAGDGINDAPALEQANIGIAMGTGTDIAMQSAEITLVKGDLNGIVRARELSHKVMRNIKQNLFFAFVYNALGVPVAAGILFPFFGVLLSPIIAAAAMSFSSVSVITNALRIRRL encoded by the coding sequence ATGGAAAATAATAACAAGCACAGCCCGCACAAATCGCCCAACTCAAAAAAATCAGATCAAAAGGCCTATTACTGCCCTATGTACTGTGAGGGGGATAAAACATATCCGAACGAAGGTCGATGCCCGGTTTGTAATATGTATTTGGTGAGCGGAGAAAATACGAAAAAAGTGTGTTGCGATACACATGAATCAGACACGAAACATAGCGCGCATCAGCACCCGAAACAGGGTGGAAAATCGACTAACCCCATCCTTAAAGGAAATTATTACTGCCCCATGTTCTGCGAGGGCGATAAAACATACGAAAAACATGGCGACTGTCCGGTTTGTGGAATGGACTTGGTCAAAAATCAAGCATCCCAAAAAACTCCTTTAACATACACCTGCCCTATGCACCCCGAAGTTAAACGGGATAAACCCGGCGATTGCCCCAAATGCGGAATGGCCTTGGTGCCGGAAAAAGGACAAGACGAAAGTGACGAAATGAAGGCCTATAAAAAAACAAAGAAAAAATTCTGGATAGCCGTAGTTTTGAGCATACCGGTCTTCATTATCGCCATGTCGGATATGATAAGTTTCTTGAATCTTGAAAATGTGGCCCCCAAAAAAATATGGGGCTGGATAGAGTTTGCCCTGGCCACACCCGTGGTTTTTTATTGCAGTTGGAGTTTCTTTAAGCGCGGGTGGAACTCCGTGCGGAGATGGTCGCCCAACATGTGGACTTTGATTTCGATAGGCGTGGGTGCCGCCTATGTTTTTAGTGTGTTCGCCCTCTTGATTCCATCGTCCTTCCCCGATCAATTTAAGGACGGAGCCGGCAATGTACATCTGTATTTTGAAGCCGCTGCCATGATTCTTACCTTGGTTTTATTGGGACAGGTAATGGAACTCCGCGCGCACGGAAAAACAAGCTCAGCCATTAAGGAACTATTGGATCTTACGCCACCAACTGCCCATGTAATCAAAGATGGCCAGGAAAAAGAAATCCCACTGGAAGAAGTAATGGAAGGGGATATATTAAGGGTTAAACCCGGCGAAAACATTCCGGTTGACGGAAGTATCCATAGCGGAAATGCCGTTATCGACGAAAGTATGATCAGTGGCGAGTCTATTCCGGTAGATAAAGCAGAAAACGATAAAGTTACCGGCGGTACCGTCAATGGTAATACATCGTTTGAGATGAAAGCGGAAAAGGTGGGCAGCGATACCCTGCTGTCCCAAATAGTGGCTTTAGTAAACAAAGCCAGCCGTTCGCGTGCGCCCATTCAAAAACTGGCTGATACGGTGGCCAAATACTTTGTGCAGACCGTAATTGCCATTGCCTTTGTCACCTTTGTTATCTGGGCCACCTGGGGACCCGAACCGGCCTATGTATATGCATTTGTAAATGCGGTTGCCGTATTGATTATCGCTTGTCCTTGTGCACTTGGACTGGCTACCCCCATATCTATTATGGTAGGAACCGGAAAAGCGGCCCAGCTGGGCGTTTTGGTAAAAGATGCCAGAGCCATTGAGGAAATGAACAAGGTTACAACCCTTATCATTGATAAAACCGGCACATTGACCCAGGGAAAACCAAGCCTAAACGGCTATAAATCCATGGGAGAGCGGAGCGACGAAGAGGTGTTGCTTTTGGCTGCCTCCGTAGATTTAAACAGCGAGCATCCCATAGCCGAGGCTATCGTGCAAGGTGCCAAAGAAAAAAATATTGAGCCTATGCAATTAGATAAGTTTGAATCCATTACCGGCAAAGGGGTTCAGGCGCTTTATAAAGGACAGGTAATAGCATTGGGTAACCATCGTTTGATGGAGGGTCTCGGCGCCTCACCCGACGAGTCGAAGCAAAAATTAGTAAAGGAGTGGCAATTAAAGGGACAAACCGTAATGTATCTGATAATTGATAAAAAGGTGGAGGGGATTGTGAGCGTTGCCGACAAAATCAAGGATACCTCGGCCGCAGCCGTTGCGTCGCTACAAAAAATGGGCATTAAAGTACATATGCTCACCGGCGACAACCAATACACCGCCAAAACTGTTGCCGATGAGTTGGGACTGGATGGATACGAGGCCGACTGTCTGCCCGAAGATAAATACAATCAAGTGAAGACCTTGCAGGGTAAAGGACAAATAGTAGCGATGGCGGGCGACGGCATCAACGACGCACCAGCCTTGGAGCAGGCCAATATAGGTATTGCCATGGGAACCGGAACGGATATAGCCATGCAAAGTGCCGAAATAACCTTGGTAAAAGGCGACTTGAACGGTATTGTTAGAGCCCGGGAATTAAGCCACAAGGTAATGCGCAACATCAAACAAAACCTCTTTTTTGCCTTTGTTTACAATGCGCTGGGCGTGCCCGTGGCTGCCGGTATTTTATTTCCATTCTTTGGCGTTTTGCTGAGCCCCATTATTGCAGCGGCAGCCATGAGCTTTAGTTCGGTATCGGTTATCACCAATGCACTTCGCATAAGAAGACTTTAA
- the glyA gene encoding serine hydroxymethyltransferase, with product MKRDDKIFELIEKEHQRQLNGIELIASENFVSEQVMEAMGSYMTNKYAEGYPGARYYGGCEVVDQSESLAIERLCQLYDAEYANVQPHSGAQANMAVFLTVLNPGDKFLGLNLSHGGHLSHGSPVNSSGILYEPIAYGVHEDTGLVDYDMMEEKAREHKPKLIIGGASAYSREWDYARMRRLADEIGAIFMVDMAHPAGLIAAGLLDNPVKHAHIVTSTTHKTLRGPRGGIILMGKDFDNPWGKTTPKGVVRKMSSLLNSAVFPGIQGGPLEHIIASKAVSFLEALQPEYKQYQTQVLHNARAMAKAFIDKGYKVISGGTDNHSMLIDLRTKFPDLTGKVAENTLVKADITINKNMVPFDSRSPFQTSGIRVGTAALTTRGLKEEHMPPIVDFIDQVLSNTDKPELIAQIKEKVNAMMHVFPLFAY from the coding sequence ATGAAACGCGACGATAAAATATTTGAATTAATTGAAAAAGAACATCAGCGCCAACTGAATGGCATTGAGTTGATTGCTTCGGAAAATTTTGTGAGCGAGCAAGTAATGGAAGCGATGGGGTCGTATATGACCAACAAATATGCCGAGGGTTACCCGGGGGCACGTTATTATGGTGGTTGCGAAGTGGTAGACCAAAGCGAATCATTGGCTATAGAGCGTTTATGTCAATTATACGATGCCGAATATGCCAATGTTCAGCCACACAGTGGAGCCCAAGCCAATATGGCCGTATTTTTGACCGTATTAAATCCGGGCGATAAATTTTTAGGGCTTAATTTATCGCATGGTGGTCACCTGTCCCACGGTTCGCCTGTAAACAGTTCGGGTATTTTGTATGAGCCTATTGCTTATGGCGTGCACGAAGATACCGGTTTGGTAGATTACGATATGATGGAAGAGAAAGCACGCGAGCACAAACCCAAGCTTATTATTGGTGGTGCTTCGGCCTACTCACGCGAGTGGGATTATGCACGCATGCGACGTTTGGCCGACGAGATAGGGGCTATATTTATGGTAGACATGGCTCATCCGGCCGGACTTATTGCGGCGGGATTATTGGATAACCCGGTTAAACATGCCCATATTGTTACTTCTACAACGCATAAAACATTACGCGGCCCACGTGGTGGTATCATACTGATGGGTAAAGATTTTGATAATCCCTGGGGAAAAACCACCCCCAAAGGCGTGGTACGTAAGATGTCGTCTTTATTGAACTCTGCGGTATTTCCCGGTATACAAGGGGGGCCATTGGAGCATATTATTGCCTCTAAAGCCGTTTCATTTCTCGAAGCCCTTCAACCCGAATACAAACAATACCAAACGCAGGTTCTGCACAATGCCAGGGCAATGGCCAAAGCATTCATAGACAAAGGATACAAAGTGATATCAGGAGGCACCGATAACCATTCGATGCTGATAGATTTGCGTACCAAGTTTCCTGACCTGACCGGTAAAGTGGCTGAAAATACCCTGGTAAAAGCCGACATAACCATTAACAAAAACATGGTTCCGTTCGATAGCCGCAGCCCATTCCAGACTTCGGGAATTAGGGTAGGTACAGCAGCACTTACAACGCGTGGATTAAAAGAGGAGCACATGCCTCCCATCGTTGATTTTATCGATCAGGTTTTATCAAATACGGATAAACCGGAACTTATAGCTCAGATAAAAGAAAAAGTTAATGCCATGATGCATGTTTTTCCGTTGTTTGCCTATTAA
- a CDS encoding chloride channel protein produces MEKASIIFRRFLVWRVKYIDQRNFVLILSLVVGILSGLAAVLLKNTIFATHHLLTGGFNIEDQNILYLAYPVVGIFIAVLFARKVVKDDLGHGISKILHSLSKKGGNIKSHNNFSSIVASTFTIGFGGSVGAEAPIVMTGASIGSSLGRLFHQNYKTITLLIGCGAAGAVSGIFKAPMAGLVFTLEVLMLGLSMASLVPLIISAFSAATVAYFFMGDGAEFYWHLENPFILNNIPFYIGLGILGGLSSLYFSRTLIWSENKLQKIKNPYIRLLFGGLVLSILIYILPQLYGEGYTTITAFLNGNKDIVFDNSLFYQLRNHEWALLILLGLLILFKVFASAATTGSGGVGGVFAPSLFTGGVLGYFFARVVNATGLYVLPESHFTLVGMAAVMAGVLHAPLTAIFLIAEITHGYELFVPLMMASTISYLTINYFEPHSIYTKQLARKGELLTHHKDKAVLTLMRLNKVVETDFLPVKSTDTLGALVKVIAKAKRNLFPVIGSKGQLKGIVVLDDIREIMFNHNLYNNTTVEDVMQVPPAFLDINENMDSVMKKFEETGAWNLPVIEDGKYMGFVSKSKIFSVYRRVLMHFTDE; encoded by the coding sequence ATGGAGAAGGCATCAATTATTTTCAGGCGTTTTTTGGTTTGGCGTGTTAAGTACATCGACCAACGTAATTTTGTGCTCATATTAAGTTTGGTTGTGGGTATTTTGAGTGGCCTGGCTGCGGTATTGTTAAAAAATACCATATTTGCCACCCACCATTTGCTTACCGGAGGCTTCAATATCGAAGACCAAAACATATTATACCTGGCCTATCCTGTGGTGGGTATATTCATAGCTGTTTTATTTGCACGTAAGGTGGTAAAGGACGACTTGGGCCACGGAATATCCAAAATACTGCACTCCTTAAGTAAAAAGGGAGGTAACATCAAATCGCACAATAATTTTTCCTCCATTGTGGCCAGTACTTTTACCATTGGTTTTGGTGGTTCGGTTGGAGCTGAGGCCCCCATTGTAATGACTGGTGCATCTATTGGCTCATCTCTGGGGCGTTTGTTTCATCAAAACTACAAAACCATCACCCTACTGATTGGTTGTGGGGCTGCAGGCGCGGTATCGGGCATCTTTAAAGCGCCTATGGCCGGACTGGTGTTTACCCTGGAAGTACTTATGCTTGGCTTGAGCATGGCCTCTTTGGTTCCTTTGATTATATCGGCCTTTAGCGCCGCCACGGTGGCCTACTTTTTTATGGGCGACGGTGCCGAATTTTACTGGCATCTGGAAAATCCTTTTATCCTTAACAATATTCCATTTTATATAGGTTTGGGCATTCTTGGAGGGCTCAGTTCATTGTACTTTAGCCGTACCCTGATATGGAGTGAAAACAAGTTACAAAAAATCAAAAATCCGTATATACGGCTTCTGTTTGGGGGGCTTGTGTTGAGTATCCTGATTTATATTTTACCCCAGCTTTACGGCGAAGGATATACCACTATTACCGCATTTTTAAACGGTAACAAGGATATTGTTTTCGACAACAGTTTGTTTTATCAGCTTCGCAATCATGAATGGGCATTACTCATTCTATTGGGTTTACTTATTCTCTTTAAGGTTTTTGCTTCGGCGGCCACCACAGGTAGTGGCGGTGTTGGTGGGGTATTTGCACCCTCCTTATTTACCGGAGGGGTGTTGGGTTATTTTTTCGCCCGTGTGGTTAACGCAACCGGTTTATACGTTTTACCCGAGAGTCACTTTACATTGGTAGGCATGGCGGCCGTAATGGCCGGTGTGCTTCATGCCCCGCTCACGGCAATATTTTTGATTGCCGAAATAACCCATGGATATGAATTGTTTGTACCATTGATGATGGCCTCCACTATTTCGTACCTCACCATCAATTATTTTGAACCCCACTCCATATACACCAAACAACTGGCACGCAAGGGCGAGCTGCTGACCCATCACAAAGATAAAGCAGTACTTACTTTAATGCGTTTAAATAAGGTGGTTGAAACGGATTTTTTACCTGTAAAATCAACGGATACCCTGGGTGCTCTGGTGAAAGTAATTGCAAAGGCAAAACGTAACCTTTTTCCTGTTATCGGTTCCAAAGGTCAGCTAAAAGGTATTGTTGTGCTCGACGACATACGCGAAATAATGTTTAACCACAATTTGTACAACAACACCACGGTTGAAGACGTGATGCAGGTGCCCCCCGCTTTTCTCGACATTAATGAAAACATGGATTCGGTGATGAAAAAATTTGAAGAAACAGGTGCCTGGAACCTTCCCGTTATTGAAGACGGAAAATATATGGGTTTTGTATCCAAATCGAAAATATTCTCGGTTTACCGTAGGGTATTGATGCACTTTACCGACGAGTAA
- a CDS encoding DEAD/DEAH box helicase: MITFEEIGLSPEILKAVAELGFVNPTPIQEKTIPGLRDTNQDLVALAQTGTGKTAAFGLPIIEKLEVSNNSVQALVLCPTRELALQITKDIKAFGKYVKGLQVTAVYGGADISKQIKDLKRGTHIVVGTPGRVNDLTRRGLLKMDKLQWLVLDEADEMLNMGFKEELDAIIETTPDNRQSLLFSATMPREIESMAKRYLTDPMQIKIGKQNAGATTVEHIYYMVHARDRYLALKRIADINPDIYCIVFCRTRQETKEVAEKLMTDGYNADALHGDLSQAQRDQVMHRFRGRNLQILVATDVAARGIDVNDLTHVINYNLPDDIEAYTHRSGRTGRAGKTGISIAIIHTKESGRVKMIERNSGIKFERKMIPTGNEICGKQLLHLTERLENVEVNHSEIEEFLPQIIEKFEALDKEELIKRFVSAEFNRFLAYYQDAKDLNVYKKDVERGSRVSGGRRGNDNYARVYLNIGKAHEMTPQRLMGLVNESTNGMKVGFGKIEVLRNFSFFEVEEGTQTDVINSVIGKDFEGEKLHAEIASPRPSDNTGRRRREGAYSKKGGRGQGGYASGRSTGGYNKKGGRADDAYRSKGGGTYSGGKRRR, from the coding sequence ATGATTACATTTGAAGAAATTGGCTTATCGCCCGAAATTCTAAAAGCTGTTGCCGAACTTGGCTTTGTAAACCCCACACCCATTCAGGAAAAAACCATACCCGGATTAAGAGATACCAATCAGGACTTAGTGGCTTTAGCACAAACCGGTACAGGAAAAACAGCTGCTTTTGGTTTGCCCATCATCGAAAAACTTGAAGTCTCGAACAACAGTGTGCAAGCTTTGGTGCTATGCCCAACACGCGAATTGGCCTTACAGATTACAAAGGATATAAAAGCTTTTGGTAAGTATGTTAAAGGCTTACAGGTTACCGCGGTTTATGGTGGAGCGGATATATCAAAACAGATAAAGGACCTGAAAAGAGGTACCCATATTGTAGTAGGCACACCGGGCAGAGTAAATGACCTGACCAGGCGAGGTTTGTTAAAAATGGATAAGTTGCAATGGTTGGTTTTGGATGAGGCAGACGAGATGTTGAATATGGGCTTTAAGGAAGAGCTCGATGCCATTATCGAAACCACACCTGACAATCGACAGTCCTTATTGTTTTCGGCCACCATGCCCCGCGAAATCGAGAGTATGGCCAAGAGGTATCTTACCGACCCGATGCAAATAAAAATTGGCAAGCAAAATGCCGGAGCCACAACAGTAGAGCACATCTATTATATGGTACATGCCCGTGATAGGTATCTGGCACTAAAAAGAATTGCGGATATAAACCCCGACATTTATTGCATTGTTTTTTGCCGTACCCGCCAGGAAACCAAGGAGGTAGCAGAAAAGCTTATGACCGATGGTTATAATGCAGATGCTTTACATGGCGATTTGTCGCAGGCACAGCGTGATCAGGTAATGCACCGCTTTAGGGGGCGTAATCTGCAAATATTGGTGGCTACCGATGTGGCTGCAAGAGGGATTGACGTAAACGACCTGACCCACGTAATCAACTATAATCTGCCCGACGATATTGAAGCCTACACCCACCGAAGCGGACGTACAGGACGCGCGGGTAAAACAGGTATCAGTATTGCCATCATACATACCAAGGAATCAGGAAGGGTAAAGATGATTGAACGTAATTCGGGCATTAAGTTCGAACGTAAAATGATACCCACCGGAAACGAAATTTGTGGAAAGCAGTTGCTGCACCTTACAGAAAGGTTAGAGAATGTAGAGGTAAACCACAGCGAGATTGAAGAGTTTTTGCCACAGATTATCGAAAAATTTGAAGCCTTAGATAAAGAAGAGCTAATTAAACGCTTTGTGTCGGCTGAATTTAACCGATTTTTAGCTTACTATCAGGATGCCAAAGATTTAAATGTTTACAAAAAAGATGTTGAGCGCGGTTCCAGAGTAAGTGGCGGACGCCGAGGTAACGACAATTATGCTCGTGTGTATCTCAATATTGGAAAAGCACATGAGATGACACCTCAGCGACTGATGGGATTGGTTAATGAAAGCACCAACGGTATGAAAGTTGGTTTTGGTAAGATTGAAGTGCTTCGCAACTTTTCCTTTTTTGAAGTAGAGGAAGGTACGCAAACTGATGTCATTAACTCGGTTATAGGAAAGGATTTTGAAGGTGAGAAATTACACGCCGAGATAGCAAGCCCAAGACCCTCTGATAACACCGGCCGGAGAAGGAGAGAAGGAGCTTACAGTAAAAAAGGAGGTCGCGGTCAAGGTGGCTATGCGAGCGGACGAAGCACCGGCGGATACAACAAGAAAGGTGGGAGAGCTGATGATGCATACCGCAGCAAAGGCGGTGGAACTTATAGTGGAGGCAAACGCCGACGCTAA